From Paenibacillus sp. PL2-23:
ATTTGCCTTTACCGCCCCTCTGCTGCTCGTAACAGCCGTGGCCGCCATTCGAAGGCGTGTAAGATAGCGCTTATACATCATGATTTCCACAGCCAACAGACCCATCGTCATGTCGACGATGGGTCTGTTCTCTCTCGCTTATTCCTTTGTTTCCGACAGACAGCGAGTGATCTCATCCCCCGCCAGCTCGATCACACGAGCTCCGAATGCCTGCCAGCTGCTGTGAGCCTCGTCTTCGTTGAGGGAGCCGCTCGTCAGGCTCCGGAACGCCTGGTGCATATTATTATCGAACCAGTCTGCCTCTCTGTCCGCGTCGTTACGGAGCACCTCATGCAGCACTAGCGCTGCGCCGCCATTTGAATAATAAGCCAGAACGACCGGTGCGTTGTGATCGTCCGTCCGAACCTCCACCTCCGCGCAAGGCATACCGTCTCTGCTCACCACACCTCTCACGCGCGCTTCCAATGGCTTCATTCGCCACACCCGCCTTTCCCTATAAGATCCCCATGGATTCGATGTGCCGCTTGGTTTCTCCAGTGCCGCACTCATACAGCTGCTTGTAAATGAGGCTTACAATTTCGTCAGAAGCAGCGTTTATCGTCTCGTCTCCGCTAGTGCCGTACGGCGTGTGCGCGAAGTGCGCGACCTCCGCTTCATCCATAGAGGCCAGCTCCTCGAACAGCTCGCGCAGCCGGGCAACCTCCTCGTCATTCGCGTATATCGCCAGCTCATAGGCTGCCGCCTCGGGATCCTCCAATATTTGACCGGCTTGAACGGAAACAAAAAATTGCTTTCTTCCGCCGTGCCCTTCCCATTCATCCTGCTGATGCATCTGCGCTCATTCCTTTCTTCCTTCCTGGAAGTGGCTTTCAGCTGTTGTCGCCTCCTCTAGCATCCCCCGTTGGACAGACATTTTATGCCTTTTTTCAGCATATAACTGTTACTATCGCTATTGGAGTCCAGCATAGAGAGGAATGAGATGGATGTGCGGAATTACCGGCTGGATTGATTGGAACAGTGACCTAACCAAGGAAAGCGTCAATCTGGAAAAGATGACCGACACCCTTGCCCCGCGCGGCCCCGACGCCGCAGGCACCTGGATATCGGCTCATTGCGCGCTTGGCCATCGACGGCTGTCGGTTATGGACCCGGAGAACGGTGCCCAGCCTATGATTCGGTATACTGGGGATGACAAATACGTTGTCGTCTACAATGGAGAGCTGTACAACGCTCCCGAGCTGAAGAAGGAGCTGGAGAGCAGGGGACGTTCCTTCACAACAACCTGCGACACCGAGGTGCTGCTGGTCGCATTTATGGAATGGGGACGCGCATGCGTTGAGCGCTTTAACGGTATTTTCGCGTTTGCGATATGGGATGTAACGGCGCAGGAGCTGTTCCTCGCGCGTGATCGACTTGGCGTCAAGCCGCTGTTCTTCCGGAGAAGAGACGGCTTGTTTATTTTCGGCTCCGAGCCCAAATGCATTCTGGAGCATTCCGCGGTCAAAGCGGAGGTGGGAGCCGAGGGCCTTGCCGAAATATTCGTTATTGGCCCCGCTCGCACGCCGGGACACGGCGTATACAAGGATATTGAGGAGCTGCGGCCAGGCAAGTGTATGGTTGTGAACCAGGCGGGCGCAAAAACCATCACGTACTGGCAGCTGCGGAGCTCGGAGCACACACATAATGTAGAGGAAACCGCCGAGCATGTCGGCGCCTTGCTCAAGGATACGGTGGAGCGGCAGCTTATCTCCGATGTGCCCGTATGCACGCTGCTGTCCGGCGGACTGGACTCCAGCGCGCTGACGACGCTTGCCGTGAACTATTATGCGGCGAATGGTCAGGGCAACGTGCACACGTATTCCGTTGATTACCGCGACAACGACAAGCATTTCCAGGCGCACGCGTTCCAGCCGAACAGCGACGCTCCGTGGATCGAGCGCATGACGAAGCATCTGGGTACCGTGCATCACCCCATTCAGTTCGATACGCCAGAGCTGGCGGCCGCTCTCCATGACGCAACACTGGCGCGCGATTTGCCGGGCATGGCCGATGTCGACGCTTCCCTGCTGCTCTTTTGCCACGAGATCAAGAAGGGCGCGACCGTCGCGATCTCTGGCGAAGCGGCGGACGAAATATTCGGCGGCTACCCCTGGTTCCACCGGGAGGAGGCGCTGAGCGCCGATACCTTCCCATGGTCGCTCGCCACAACGATGAGGGCGGGATTGCTGTCTCCCGACATCGCGGAGTGGATTAAGCCGGAGCAATATATCGGAGATCGGTATGCGGATGCCGTAGCCGAGGTGCCTCAGCTTGACGGCGAGGACGAGGTAAGGCGGCGGATGCGGCGAATGTCTTATTTGAACATTACCCGCTTTATGCCAACGCTTCTGGATCGCAAGGACCGGATGAGCATGGCGGCTGGACTTGAGGTTCGGGTGCCATTCTGCGACCATCGACTCGTGGAATATGTGTTCAACATTCCATGGGAAATCAAAACAGCGGGCGACCGGGAGAAGGGCATTTTGCGCAAATCGCTGCAGGGCGTGCTGCCGGACGACGTATTATGGAGGAAGAAGAGTCCCTACCCGAAGACGCATAACCCGAACTATCTGACCGCGGTCAAAGGTTTGCTGCTAGATGTACTCAACGACCCGTCCTCCCCGCTCCTGCCCCTCATTAACGTGAAGAAGGTTCGGGAGCTTGCGGAATCCGATTCAGCGAAATCCAATCTGCCTTGGTTCGGACAGCTGATGTCGGGTCCCCAGCTGTTCGCCTATTTGTACCAGGTCAATTTGTGGCTGAAGACGTATAAGGTTTCCATCGGTTAGAGAAAGGTTAGTATATGGAGAAATAAGAGGCTGGCGCATGCGGCAATCCGCTTGCACCAGCCTCTTCTCCTGCTCGGCGACTAATCCTCCAGCTTGGCGAGCAGCGCCTTCAGCGCCTCGCCGCGATGGCTGATGGCGCCCTTCTCCTCCTTGCTCAGCTCCGCCATGCCCCGTCCCAGAGCGGGCACCCAGAATAACGGGTCGTAGCCGAAGCCCCCGTCTCCATGGGGCTGATCGGTTATAACGCCGTCGACCGTGCCCTCCGCTTCCACGAACGTTCCCGTCTCGGGATCGTAAAGCGCCAGAGCGCATACGAATTGAGCGCGGCTAAGGGGCTTCGAGCCGTCGACCGGCATCCCCATACCGCTTAATGCCTCCATGCGATCTTCAGCCTCGCAGCCCAACGCCTTGAGCTCCGCCACAAGCTTCGCATTGTTGTCAGCGTCTGAAGCGCCTTCGCCCGCGTAGCGCGCGGAGTAGACGCCCGGCGCGCCGCCAAGCGCCTCCACCCGAAGGCCGGAATCGTCCGCCAGCGCAAGGACGCCAAGCGCGTCTCCCGTCGCCTTGGCTTTGATTCGCGCGTTCTCCGCGAAGGTTGTCCCCGTCTCCGGAATATCCGGGATGGCGGGATAGTCATGCAGGCTTTGCACACCCTTGCCCAGCTTCTCCAGAGCGTAAGCAAACTCTTTGACCTTACCGCTGTTTTTGGTTGCGACGACAATAACGGACCCCTCCGATAGCAAGTGCCGGGACATCGCTCTACCTCCCGATGCGGTCCGCGAGCTCGCCGAGCGCTTCACGCTGCTTCTGGATCAATTCCTCAATGCCGGCCTCGGCAAGCGCAAGCAGCTGATTCATCTCTTCCCGCGAGAACGGCGCCTCTTCGCCGGTGCCTTGCACCTCTACGAATTTGCCTTCTCCCGTCATGACGACGTTCATGTCGACCTTCGCCTTGGAATCCTCTTCATAATTCAGATCAAGCAGCGCTTTCTCCTGAATGACCCCAACGCTGACGGAAGCCAGAAAATCACGGATAGGATACTTTTGGAACGAGACCGTCTTGCCGATATGAGCTACAGCCAGCGCCAGCGCGACAAAAGCTCCTGTAATGGAGGTTGTGCGTGTGCCGCCGTCTGCCTGAATAACGTCGCAATCAAGCGTAATCGTACGCTCGCCCAGCGCGCCAAGATCTACGACGGAGCGCAGCGCCCTGCCGATCAGACGCTGAATTTCCATCGTCCGGCCCGTCAGCTTGCCCCGCGCCGCTTCACGCTGATTGCGGGAGTGGGTCGCGCGCGGCAGCATCGCATATTCCGCGTTAATCCATCCCTTGCCCTGGCCCTTCATGAACGGAGGGACACGGTCCTCCACGCTGGCGGTGCAGATGACTTTGGTATCTCCCACCTCGATTAGAACCGAGCCTTCCGCATGCTTGTTTACGTTTGTCGTTATTTGAACCGGCCGAAGCTGATTCGGCTCGCGACTGTCATTTCTCATTTTGATGGCCTCCTGAGCATATCTTCCATTTTGAACCTCTCCTATTTTAACAAAGTCAAGACGGGAATGCACATCGCCGATACGACACCCGCAAAAAAAGAACGAACCGGACTAATGCCCGATTCGTTCGCTTTATGCTTAGGACTTCAGCGCGTTGAGATGATGGGGTCTCGTCGCCGGCTGCGTCTCGCTGTACGTGTTGTTCGCGTCGTCCACCAAATCCGTTTCGCCGTTGATGCTGATTTGTACAGAGGTTGCGCCCGTATTCTCGGTCAGCGACAACACGATGGCCTGCAGCATTTCCGCCGGAACCGGCAGACCGGATTCATAAGCCTCGTCCTTCAGATCGATCTTGACAAGCCCTTCATCCAGCAGCTCCAGGCTTTCGACCTCCACATTGGGAAGAATCACGCTGGTCAGCTTCTTGGCATCCAGCGGCCCTTGAATCAGCTGCTCCATCGCCGCGTGCTCCTTGGAATCCGAACGATCGATCAAGCGCGTAACCGGCACATAATATTCTTCATGATTTAAGGATTGAGCGGAGAAATAGAGCACCACCGACGAAGAATTAGCGGGATTCACCCCTTCGGCTCTCTCCAGGTTGATGCCGATTTTGCGGGTAAGCTCGCCTTGGATCGGGAACGCCGCTTGCGGCATTTCCTCCAGCAGCTGGCCTTCGACGGAGAGCTCTACACCTTCGATGCCTGGCATGGCCGTCAGCGTCCAGGTGATCGACTCTACGATATCCCGCTCGTCCTGCGCGTTATAATCAAGGAAAGCACCCGACAGGTTGACCTTCGCGACTTTGCGCTCCTGATCATAGGTATAGCCGATGACCTGCGTGCCTTGCGGAATCATGGCCCTGAAGTCCTCCGGAATAAGCGCGGCGTAAGCTCCATTGTCCACCATAACCTCGAGCGCCTTCTGGGCAGCCGTCTCCTTCTCGCCAAGCGTGACCGGCACAGCGATTGGAGCCAGATAGCCGTTGCTGTCCTGCAGATACACCGTCATTCTGGATGGCTCTTGGCCGTCCGGCAAAGCCTGTCCGGTTGGATCGCTGTTCATGTCCCCGGTTTCCTCTACCTGCGGCGGATCGATCGTTTTGCTAGTTTGCTGAGAGAACAGTCCGCATCCCGCGGTTATAACGGGCAGCGCCAGAAGCGCGACGTACGCGGAGCGGCGAATCCATTTTTTTTGAATCATGATGATAATTCCTCCCCAATCGATTTTGGCCTGTCGGCTTTGTACAACTCCTCATTTGTAGTAATATGTATACGAGCCCTTCCCTGTTTTAGACCAGTTTTGTCCAAAAATCTCGAGGGGGAAATGATATGAGCAACCTGCCTGAAAAATATAGCCTGAACAGCGAAAAAGTCGCAGCGGCTACCAAAGAATGGCTCGTCAAACGAGGTGTAACCAACGAAGCGATCGCGGAGCTGGTCTACTTCCTGCAGAAGGATTATTACCCGGAGCTCACGCCGGAGGAATGTATTATCCACGTCGAGGCAGTCCTGTCCAAGCGAGAGGTGCAGAACGCTGTCCTGACAGGCATTCAGCTGGATCTGCTGGCGGAGGAAGGCAAGCTGATGGCGCCTCTGCAGGACATGATCAAATACGACGAGGGGTTATACGGCTGCGACGAAATATTGGCGCTGTCCATCGTCAACGTATACGGCAGCATCGGCTTCACCAACTTCGGCTATGTCGATAAGCTGAAGCCCGGCATACTCGTACGTCTAAACGCCAAATCCGACAAAGAGATTCACACCTTCCTCGACGACATCGTCGGCGCCATCGCGGCATCCGCAGCGAGCCGAATCGCGCACCGCAAGCAGGCGGAGCGCGAAGGCGTCACAACGCCGCCGCTGGACTAATCCAGCCAGTCCCCGGACTGGCTGGCGGGCGACGCTGGCGGCACAACGCAATGAAGCCTCGCGGATTATCCGCGAGGCTTCATTGTTCATCAAAGATCCACTTTACATGTGTGTTCAAAAAGTCCCGTTTTCAGCACAAGATTTATGTTTTCGTTGCAAACCTCTTTAATTAAGCCGTCTGCTCTTCCTCTACCTTTGCTTTCCCCTTTGGCTTCTCTTTTGTCTCTGGCTTCGTCTCACCAGATTGCTGCAGCAGCGGCTTGTTTGGCAAATAATGAAGCGACCGAACGAATCGAATCGTTTTGGTCTTCGCGCGCATGACGATGGACTCCGTCTCCGCTCTCTCATCCGGGAAGTAGCGCACCCCGCCCAGGAATTCGCCCGGTGTGACGCCGGTAGCCGCGAATATAACATCCTCTGTGCCAACCATGTCATCCATTGTCAGTACGCGGTAAGGGTCCTCGATGCCCATCTCGATGCAGCGCGCATACTCCTTGCCATCCGCTGGCATCAATCTCCCTTGGATACCGCCTCCTAGACACTTAAGCGCTGCGGCTGCCAATACGCCCTCCGGCGCGCCGCCGGAGCCAACGTACAGGTCTATGCCCGCTTCGGGGAATGCCGGCGCCATCGCTCCCGCTACATCGCCGTCCGATAGGAATTTGATCCGAACGCCTACCTTGCGCAGCGACTTAATAATCGAATCGTGGCGCGTGCGGTCGAGAATCATAACCGTTAGATCCGCAACCTTTTTCCCCAGTGCGTCTGCCGCTTTGGCCAGGGTTGTTTCGATTGGGTCCGTAATAGACAGCTTGCCTACCAGCGCAGGACCATATGCCAGCTTCTCCATATACATGTCCGGTGCGTGAAGCAGCTGGCCCTTGCCTGCCACAGCGATGACAGACAAAGCGTTGTTCAGCCCCTTCGCCACGATCTCTGTTCCTTCCAGTGGATCAACCGCAACGTCAACCTCAGGGCCCTGCATGCTTCCCACCTGCTCGCCAATGTACAGCATAGGGGCCTCATCCATCTCGCCTTCCCCAATGACGACCGTTCCGCGTATCGATACGGAATCGAACATCGCACGCATAGCCGATGTTGCTGCTCCGTCTGCGCTATTTTTGTCGCCGCGACCCATCCACGGCGCCGATGCCAATGCCGCCAGCTCCGTTACCCTTACAATCTCCAAAGCAAGCTCTCTCTCCATCCCGCTCTCTCCTTTGTTGTGGCGATTCATATGCCCGCATTAAATATACGTTCTATATTTCTTATTTAATATGTAACATATACTTCAATATGACGCAATATATATTTTCATTTTTCATTAAATCATCATTTTAGCTAAACAAGATCATTTAGACGTTCCTGGCACGTCTATTTGCTCCAAACCCCGACTCCCTGCACATTTAGACGTTTCTGGCACGTCTATTAGCTCCAAACCCCCGCTCCCTGCACATTTAGACGTTCCTGACACGTCTATTTGCTCCAACCCTGCGCTCCCTGCACATTTAGACGTTCCTGGCACGTCTATTTGCCCCAAACCCCCGCTCCCTGCACATTTAGACGTTCCTGGCACGTCTACTTACTCCAAACCCCCGCTCCCTGCACATTTAGACGTTTCTGGCACGTCTATTAGCTCCAAACCCCCGCTCCCTGCACATTTAGACGTTTCTGGCACGTCTATTAGCTCCAAACCCCCGCTCCCTGCACATTTAGACGTTTCTGGCACGTCTATTTGCTCCAAACCCCCGCTCCCTGCACATTTAGACGTTTCTGGCACGTCTATTTGCTCCAAACCCCCGCTCCCTGCACATTTAGACGTTTCTGGCACGTCCCCACCCCCAACTCGCCCCCACCCCCAGCTCAAATCAAAGTTCCTCGCACGCCTCCCCCACTCCCGCCGCAAACAAAACGAAACTAAACAAACTGCCCTGCCGCCACAAAAAAGCCAACCAGAGCTGCGTGCCTCCCCTCAAAAAGGAGAGGCCGCAGCTCTGCTTGGCTGTCAGCAATTTATTATATTATGGTGTATCGCCGCTCCCGATGCGGCAGCCAACCGTCACGATCCCGTAAGGTCTCGTGGTCAGCATGGCGCTGCCCGCTGCAGTCCCGGCCTGAAGCATCTCTCCGGAGCGCTGCTCCAGAATATCGCTCTCATATGCTTCCACCGTGCCCTCGGGAAGCTGTACCTCCAGCTCCTGAGAGCTTCCTCCCATATTGAACCAGCGAAGCATCAGGTCGCCGGACTCCTCGGCCAGCTTCATCGAGGAGAAGGCCAGCGTCTCGCCTGACCACGCCAGAGCAGCTCCCGTCGGCTGAAGCTCCCCGCCATGAATGCCCGTCGGCTGAAGCTTCCATTCCGTCTGCAGCTGGTAAGCCTTCGCATAAGCCTGGAAGCGGCCGCGTTCCCCATCATGAGGCAGCAGCTGCATAACAAAACGATGCTCGCCCAGGCACTGCGCTTCTGGCGTCGGGAAGACGCCCCAATCACCAAGCTCGCCAACCGCCCGCAGCAAAGTAACGGCAGCGGTGTTGCGCCCATCGCGAAGCAGCTCGTATTCGTTCAGCCCAAGGTTCGCTATGGTCAGGCCAGCGTTCTGCTCGCAAACATCCACAAAGGCCTGCTGATGCTGGCAATTGCTTGGATTGCGCCACTCTGACGAAGGCTCATTATCGCGGCGTGCCGCTTCGAACACAGAGTCTGCATAATGGTGAGCAGCATCCAGATCCGTCGGAAACAAGGCGCGGATACGATGATCCTTAGCCTCATTACGAAGCACCACCTCTACGCTGACGCCCCGAGCGCCGCGCTCCAGACTGACAAGCGCTTTAATCTTGAGGGGTACAAACGCTTCCCCGGTTCTGGCGCCTAGTCTCTCCGGATAATAGACGGCTTCCCGCTTCTCGCGTTCGAATACAGCGTCACCCTCCGCAGGCACTAGCAGCTCATGCTCAATCTCCACCGCAGCGCGGAAAACGGTGTTCTCCGCAATCCGGATCACAGCCTTCTTCCCTTTAGTGGTAATGGCTTGCTCACCGTCTGGCTGACGATACATATATTCATTGCCAATATCGCCGGTATCCTCGAACACAAGAAGATCGCGATAGGTCCTGCCGCTCGCTTTGTCCTCCAGCATGAAGCTGCCATCCTCAGCAATCTCAATTCGAATACGGCCATTGTCGAGCACCTTCTCCCCTATCAGGAGAGAGCTCTGATTGTCGGCGAGAGCTTCTCCCTCGGCAGCGCCCTCACCCTGCGCCCATGCGTAGGTACGCCAGCCCAGCGCTGGAACGGAGACCGCCTGGAAGGTCAGCTTCACTCGCCGGCACATATAGGGCTGCCGGAATCGATCGTCCGGCAGGTCATAGCCGAATTGCAGGCCAAGATCCTCCACCTCGCATGCCACCGGCTCACCCCGTTCATTGCGTAACACTCTGTTCCCAAGAAGTATACTCTCCATGCGCGCATTCATCTCCGGCAGGGTTAAGCCATCCCGGTAATAAATACGGCTCACATCGAGCTCTACAGAGACGACGCCCGTTCTCTCCCACCCGCTGGTGTTGAATACGGCAACAGGAAGCGCATCCCTGCCGTACGCCGCGAACACCTCTGTATCAATGCTGGAGACGATCGTCTGCAGGCTGTCATCCACAATGGTCTCCGCTACATGGCGGCTCTTATCGAAGCGGGTAATCATCTCGCGATGCACCTCATCCACGCTGCAGCCGCAGATGCTGTCATGGGGATGATTCTGCATCAGCGTCTTCCATGCGTATACGAACAAATGATGCGGGTATGGCTTGCCCAGCATATGCGCCATGGCAGCAAGCGGCTCCGCCGTTCGCTCCAGAAGCGCCTGCCCAAGCTGGTTCAGCTGCTTCAGGTATACCCGTGCGGATGCTGTGTTCACCAGCGTGGACCATCCATCGGTGCGCTGGCTGCGCAGCTCTCCCCGTACGATGGACAGCTCCCCGGACAATGAAGCTCTTACCTTGTCCAGATAAGACTCGAAGCTGGAATGAAGAAACTCGATATCCGGATGCAGCTTTTTGGCTGTTTCGATGGCGAGCGGTAAATCCGTCTGTATAGGCTGATGATCACAGCCGTTCATGTAGAGCAGCTCGCCCGTCGAGGCATATTTCTCGGCATCGGCCAGCTTGCGAGCCCAATATTCGCGCGCTTCCTCCTCATCCACCGGCACTTCGTTGCCATTGCTGTACCAGTTCGCGAACAGGATGCCCAGCACCTGCGAGCCGTCCGGCCCCTCCCAGATGAGCTCCGAGAAGGAGGACTCGTATTCGGAGTCCGCCACTGTATTGTTAAAGCCCGTAGGCTTCACGCCCCGACCAAAAAAGGCGTTGTCGATACCCGCCTGCCTCATAAGCTGAGGCGTCTGTCCCATAATGCCGAATGTGTCCGGGAAGTAGCCGATCTTGGCAGCTTGGCCATATGCCTTGGCGTCCCTATGCCCAATCTGCATATTGCGCACATTGGCTTCAGAGCTGGTTAGGAAGGCATCCTGCAAAATATACCAAGGCCCAATCACGATGCGCCCCTCGCGGATCAGCGCTTCAAGCTCCTCCTTGCGGTCTGGCCGTATCTGCAAATAATCCTCCAGAATGATGGTCTGGCCATCCAGGAAAAAGCTCCGGTACCCGGCATCTCTGGCCATTGTATCCAGCAGAGTGTCCATTAACGCGATCAGTCTGACATGATGCTTCTCGTAAGGCAGATACCACTCCCGATCCCAGTGGGTATGGGAAATAATATGAGCCGTTTTGGTTGGTGCCATCACATTCACTTCCTCTTCTATTGCGTCTGTCTATTGCTGTTGAATGGTGACTTCCTCCGGCCGATATACGGCCGTAACCGCACCTGCTGCATCCACAGCGAACATGACGGAGCGCTCCTTCTCCAGCTGGAAGGCGTACACCGCTCCTGTATGCGGGTCCTCCACGCGCACATTGGCATCGAAGCCGCATTCCGAAACGAACAGGAGCAACGAGCCGCCGCCAAAACGCAGCTTGCGTCCATAGACGCCGGGCAGCTCTCCGCCCTCCAGCCATAAGAGCTCCCTATTGACGCCGGAAGTCTCCAGCGCGTAACGGTACAGCGTCTCCACTGCCTCCGCACGCTCGTTCAGCTCCACTGGCAGCGGACACCATAGCAGCCGGCCTTGTCCCAGTGCGGTCTCCACGATATCATCTCCTGCCGAGCTTGCGCCAGCGGGTGCCTCCTTAAGCGTCTCTGCAATGCGCCGGGCCGCGAAGGAGACGTCCACCGCCAGCTTCTCCGGAGATAGCGGCAGCCAGAGCCTTTCCTCGCGCCGCACATTGTCCTGCCTTAAGCCGCCAAGCAGCTCTGGCAGCCGCTCCTCACTCCGCCAATAAGGGTCCAGACTGATTGGACCCGTCCACAGCAGCGTCGCGCCGGTCTTCGATACAATGTCCGTTAGCTTAGCAAACGCTTCGGTATCAAAGTTATGAGGACTCGGCACAATGATCAGCTTGGCTGGTCGCGTCCGCAGATCATCCAGATGGTATTCGCTGACGCCTCGAACCGGCGTCTTCAGGCGATAGCCCAGCACGCGGGTCGCCATTGCCGTCGCATCGAACGCCAGCTTCCGATTGGAGAAGTCATTGGAGTACGGGAAGACAACTGCCGTCTCCTCCGCCTCTCGGTCCCCGAACAAATTTTGAATCTGCTCCATGAATGCTCCGAAAAGGTAGGAGACATCCGCCTCCGGCTTTTCGGTGCCATCCGCCCTTAAGGCGCCGATATGAGATTCATTGGCGTTGTCCATATAGAAATTGGTGTTCCATATCCACTGAATCGCTCCAGCGCCTCCTGCGGCGAATGCGTACGTATATTTGCGCTCCAGAATGCTGAGCAGCTCCTCCTCAGACCGCTTCGCCCGACCGTCCGGCGTCTCGACATACATAATGCCGGTTTCCTGCACCAGATTTGGCTTATTCGGCGACTTGGAGAATACGCCATCCCATAGCAGCCTGTCATTAAGCCACCAGGAATGCACCGTCGTATAATCCACCGCCTCCTCGTAGAAGAAGGGCGATGGACGCTGAGCGCCCAGCGCTTCATCCTGACCTACTGTTACCATATGCTCCGGACAAATATCCTTAATGGAAGCGTACAACTGTCTTGCCCAGCGATTATGCATCTCCATGGAGAACAGCACATAGTCCAGCCATCGGCCGCCCTTCTTGGCCTGATGCATATCCTGCACGTCAAAGTTGATCTCCTCCGGCTCCGGCGGCAGCGCAGCCTCGAAGCTTGGAAGCTGGCCAGGCGTCATATTCCACCGCTCCTGCAGCTTCTCGATGCTGCCATGCCTCTCGCGCAGCCACTCGATGAAAGCCTCCTTCTCGAAGCGATCCCGCGAGGAGCGGGGACCGTCCGAGAATATGCGCGGAGGATCGAACATGGACGGTTCGTTGATGAGATCCCAATCGACCCCTGTGGTACTCTTATGCCGGCTGACAATAGAGCGGATAAACCGCTTCTGCGCCTCCACGCTTCGGGGGTCGAGATAAGGATTAAGCCCCTCCCATGTCTCCGGCGTGAAGGAGAAGAAGGTGAAGGTCACCTGAAGACCATGCCGCTTCGCCGTCAACAGGAAGGCGTCAATGGCGCGCAGCGCTGCTTCAGAGGCATGCCCGTCCACCTCCATAATATGGCGATAGGCGGTCCAAATGCCTGTGCGTATCCAGTTAATGCCTGCTCTCCGCATCTGCGCCATATCCCTGTCCCATACGGATACGTTAGGCAACGACAGAAATTTGCGGGCAACATCGCTTGTCATATAAGTCATGCCCACTACCGGCATCGGACGGCCATCACGCTGGAAATAGTCCCTACCTGCCGTAACATTGGACCCTTCAGCAAGCAGCCCCTCGTCCCTGCACCAGAAGCCTTGGCGCAGCCCGCGCTGTTCGCCGCTTCGAGTTACAGCGACCGCGCTGATTCGGTAGTAACCCGCCTCCAGGGCGATGGGAATAGGCATTCTTACCATATTGAGCTCGCTTCCGGCATCCATCACGACAGTGTGCTCCCACAAGGTATCACTCTGGCCCTTCTGGCCGATCTTCCAGATCGCAATGGTCACCTGCCACTGATCCACAGTCCCAGGATCAGTCTTGCTCAGGCGCTGTGCCTGGAGCGTCAGCTGCGGGCGCTCGCCCGGCTCGTAGCTGGCATAAT
This genomic window contains:
- the asnB gene encoding asparagine synthase (glutamine-hydrolyzing) encodes the protein MCGITGWIDWNSDLTKESVNLEKMTDTLAPRGPDAAGTWISAHCALGHRRLSVMDPENGAQPMIRYTGDDKYVVVYNGELYNAPELKKELESRGRSFTTTCDTEVLLVAFMEWGRACVERFNGIFAFAIWDVTAQELFLARDRLGVKPLFFRRRDGLFIFGSEPKCILEHSAVKAEVGAEGLAEIFVIGPARTPGHGVYKDIEELRPGKCMVVNQAGAKTITYWQLRSSEHTHNVEETAEHVGALLKDTVERQLISDVPVCTLLSGGLDSSALTTLAVNYYAANGQGNVHTYSVDYRDNDKHFQAHAFQPNSDAPWIERMTKHLGTVHHPIQFDTPELAAALHDATLARDLPGMADVDASLLLFCHEIKKGATVAISGEAADEIFGGYPWFHREEALSADTFPWSLATTMRAGLLSPDIAEWIKPEQYIGDRYADAVAEVPQLDGEDEVRRRMRRMSYLNITRFMPTLLDRKDRMSMAAGLEVRVPFCDHRLVEYVFNIPWEIKTAGDREKGILRKSLQGVLPDDVLWRKKSPYPKTHNPNYLTAVKGLLLDVLNDPSSPLLPLINVKKVRELAESDSAKSNLPWFGQLMSGPQLFAYLYQVNLWLKTYKVSIG
- a CDS encoding non-canonical purine NTP pyrophosphatase, translated to MSRHLLSEGSVIVVATKNSGKVKEFAYALEKLGKGVQSLHDYPAIPDIPETGTTFAENARIKAKATGDALGVLALADDSGLRVEALGGAPGVYSARYAGEGASDADNNAKLVAELKALGCEAEDRMEALSGMGMPVDGSKPLSRAQFVCALALYDPETGTFVEAEGTVDGVITDQPHGDGGFGYDPLFWVPALGRGMAELSKEEKGAISHRGEALKALLAKLED
- the rph gene encoding ribonuclease PH, whose product is MRNDSREPNQLRPVQITTNVNKHAEGSVLIEVGDTKVICTASVEDRVPPFMKGQGKGWINAEYAMLPRATHSRNQREAARGKLTGRTMEIQRLIGRALRSVVDLGALGERTITLDCDVIQADGGTRTTSITGAFVALALAVAHIGKTVSFQKYPIRDFLASVSVGVIQEKALLDLNYEEDSKAKVDMNVVMTGEGKFVEVQGTGEEAPFSREEMNQLLALAEAGIEELIQKQREALGELADRIGR
- a CDS encoding GerMN domain-containing protein; the protein is MIQKKWIRRSAYVALLALPVITAGCGLFSQQTSKTIDPPQVEETGDMNSDPTGQALPDGQEPSRMTVYLQDSNGYLAPIAVPVTLGEKETAAQKALEVMVDNGAYAALIPEDFRAMIPQGTQVIGYTYDQERKVAKVNLSGAFLDYNAQDERDIVESITWTLTAMPGIEGVELSVEGQLLEEMPQAAFPIQGELTRKIGINLERAEGVNPANSSSVVLYFSAQSLNHEEYYVPVTRLIDRSDSKEHAAMEQLIQGPLDAKKLTSVILPNVEVESLELLDEGLVKIDLKDEAYESGLPVPAEMLQAIVLSLTENTGATSVQISINGETDLVDDANNTYSETQPATRPHHLNALKS
- a CDS encoding phosphatidylglycerophosphatase A, which gives rise to MSNLPEKYSLNSEKVAAATKEWLVKRGVTNEAIAELVYFLQKDYYPELTPEECIIHVEAVLSKREVQNAVLTGIQLDLLAEEGKLMAPLQDMIKYDEGLYGCDEILALSIVNVYGSIGFTNFGYVDKLKPGILVRLNAKSDKEIHTFLDDIVGAIAASAASRIAHRKQAEREGVTTPPLD
- the glpX gene encoding class II fructose-bisphosphatase is translated as MERELALEIVRVTELAALASAPWMGRGDKNSADGAATSAMRAMFDSVSIRGTVVIGEGEMDEAPMLYIGEQVGSMQGPEVDVAVDPLEGTEIVAKGLNNALSVIAVAGKGQLLHAPDMYMEKLAYGPALVGKLSITDPIETTLAKAADALGKKVADLTVMILDRTRHDSIIKSLRKVGVRIKFLSDGDVAGAMAPAFPEAGIDLYVGSGGAPEGVLAAAALKCLGGGIQGRLMPADGKEYARCIEMGIEDPYRVLTMDDMVGTEDVIFAATGVTPGEFLGGVRYFPDERAETESIVMRAKTKTIRFVRSLHYLPNKPLLQQSGETKPETKEKPKGKAKVEEEQTA